Genomic window (Bacteroidota bacterium):
GCCATCGTGCTAATGAGAGGCAAATTAATAATCCAATAACTTTAAAAAAATAACCATCATGAAACCCAAAAATATTAAACCAATTACTTTTATGTTCGTTTTGTTAATGAATATATGCCATCCGGTAAGTGGACAAACTTATTATCCATTCCCAACTGATAGTACAACTTGGAGTCAGGTTACTTTTGATCAGGGTAACTGTTGGATTGTAAAACATTATGGGTTAATAGGTGATACAATGATTTTTGGAAAACAGTATTCAAAATTATATGGAGTCAATCATTGTTATTATGATTTCGTTTATGGAGGAGTTTGTAGTGAAGTAAAACCCTACAAAGATATTCCTGAATTTAATATTGATTCAGCAGAATATGTGGGTGGAGTTCTGATAGCACGGAGGAATATTTGCTTTATGATTTTGGATTAAATGTAGGCGACACATTTTGTTTTGACTATTTAGGTATTGGCTGTTTTCAAGTTGCTTATTTTGACAGCATATGGGTCAATGGACAATATAGAAGAATTTTTCATTTTAACGATTACTGGAACATTTCTTGGATAGAAGGTGTTGGAAACTCTATTGGTTGGTTTGAACTTCAGGTTTTTGGAACTGGAAATAGGGATTTGCTTTGTTTCAAACAAAACAATGATACGCTAATCAATGCTTATGGCTATTGTAGTTGCTCTCCTGCAACAACAATTAATGAAATAAGTAATCAAAC
Coding sequences:
- a CDS encoding T9SS type A sorting domain-containing protein — protein: MLYDFGLNVGDTFCFDYLGIGCFQVAYFDSIWVNGQYRRIFHFNDYWNISWIEGVGNSIGWFELQVFGTGNRDLLCFKQNNDTLINAYGYCSCSPATTINEISNQTKNITIYPNPFSSSATVKISDDEQKINNYELIVYDVFGKVILKSVIINQQTEINRGNLPGGVYFYEITNQQKPVVSLPNHHPVRGKLIIQ